The DNA sequence GACAACGCCGTAAGAATCTAAAAAAATAGCTTTGAAGCCGTCTGCTATGTCTAAAAAGGAAGCTTTGTCCATGTCTGAGTATTTAAAGATTCAGGGCCCGTAAAATTTTATCGGCGGAAAATACTTGTTCGATATTTGGTAGATGCTGTTCCAAAGCTTCACGCTGAAGCTGGGTAGCGATAGATTTCCGAAAGAAGTAATTGCCTTCGCGTATCACGTAATTCAAAATAAAAAAGCGATAAGCTTCCTGTAAAAATAGTATTTCTGGTTGGGTGAGCGGGTAGACTTTGTGGTAGTGCTGTAAAAACAGCAGAAATCGATCCTCCATCAGGGTGTCTACATTATAAGTAAAGACCGTTCGGTCGCCGACGTTGGAGACAATTCTGCTGATGAAGTAAAAATCAACAATGCGCGAACTCATCCGAAACCAGTCGTAATCCCAGCGGGAATAAAACTTGCCATTGGCTGAAACCGAAAAATTGCCAATGTTCCAATCCACAAAAACGGGGATCTTCTCAAAACCGTGGACGTTGATTTTGTAAGTATTGTTGAGGAATAGATCACACTGTTGCTTGATATCATCAGCGTAAAGTGGAAACTCGCTATCCACCACCTGTAACAGCTGGTTGATGTCGGTGGTCATGTTTTTAGAGGTAATGGGGAGGGTATGCCGGATCAGGCTGCAGCCTTTGTGAAACTCCGCAAACTCTTTTCCCAGCAGTGCGATGTCGCTGTCTTCTAAACGACGAGGCAAGCTTTTTTTGATTTTGATCGGACGGAAAAAAACCACCCAAGCATCAATAATATCATTTTGGAAACGATGAAAAAACAGTTGGTTGCCTTTCATCAATGCGCGCGAAAGAAAATTCTCGTAGCGCACGGGCAAGTTGTTAGAAAGCGCATTAATAATGGTGTGATCTTCTACAAAATGCTCGTACTTTCCGAAATAGGAGAGTTTCGCGATGATGTTGTTGCCATCTTCTAATCGTATTTTGTAAACGTGGTTGGTTGATACCATGGCACTGATATCGGTAATGCGCTTGATCGGACGGGTGCTATCGTAGGCCATCCAGGCATAGCGAATGATGGTGAGGAAATCCATAAATTGTGGTAAGGGCTAATTTTTGCGGAAGATAGCAAGAACAACGCTAATAACAATTTCTACCGTCGGACGTTTACCGATAAAACATTCTCAATTATGAAGTATCTATTAAGCACTTTGCTACTTTTTACCAGCTTAGTATTTGCCTATGCACAATCTCCGATAGGCGTTTGGAAGACGATTGATGATAATTCTGGGAAAGCCAGATCTAAAGTGGAAATCTACGAGCGTAATGGTAAGTTGTACGGTAAAGTCATTGACTTGCTCCTCAAGCCAGACGATACCCTTTGCGAGGCTTGTGAGGGTGATAAAAAGAATAAACCCATCGTAGGTATGGTCATTGTTGAAAATTTGGAGGCTTATCGCGACTACTGGAAAAATGGAACCATTCTAGACCCCGAGTCGGGTAGCACTTACGGTTGTAGTATCTGGTTTGAAGAAGGGAAAACCGACGAGCTACAGGTGCGGGGTAAACATTG is a window from the Lewinella sp. LCG006 genome containing:
- a CDS encoding DUF2147 domain-containing protein, producing MKYLLSTLLLFTSLVFAYAQSPIGVWKTIDDNSGKARSKVEIYERNGKLYGKVIDLLLKPDDTLCEACEGDKKNKPIVGMVIVENLEAYRDYWKNGTILDPESGSTYGCSIWFEEGKTDELQVRGKHWTGLYRTQVWYRVE